A segment of the Staphylococcus ratti genome:
GCGGCATATGCATTCACATTTTCGGTATCAATTTCTGTTTCTAAAAGCGATTCTGCATAATTAATCCAACTTAAAAATAGCGCCGATTCATCTTTCATTATGGATTGCTCATATAATTGTGCCATTCCTTTATGAATGAAATGTAGTTTACGCAATTGTAAGTCCTGAAGTAAATAGGAAAGATATAATTTTTCATAATCTCCCAATCCTTCTAAAATAGACCACACGGCTTTCGTCATTAACACTTCTTTGCCATTAAGTTGATGTAGTAAAAACAAACCATAAATGCGTTGATGTGTATCTTCACTCGTTAATAACGGTTCAATGTGCTGGCTAAAAAAGTTTTCGCTTGATGCCATTACCCATGGTGGAATCCCAGGATTCGCTTTGGAAAAGTTTTCAAGCAACGCCCAAAAGTGTTCACTTTGTGCTTTATTACCAAGGTAATAAAAATTAAAAGATAACGCGTGGAACAGTTGAAACGTTTGAAAGCTACCTTTTCGATGCAAAGGTAATAGTAATTGTTGCGAAGCTTCGTATTGTTTTAAATAACTTAATACGATACCTAGTTTAAAAGATTGATCATCATTTATAGGTACAATTTTATTCAATACATTCACGTAATGTGCGTATTGCTTTATATCATTCATATTGTATAACAGTAATGTATAATGACATAGCGCATGTACATCAGAAGCGTCCTCTTCAAGCAAGGCTTCAAACATTTCTTTAGCCGCTTGATTTTCATTTAAGTAAAGGTAACACATTGCTAAAAGATTTCTAACAATCTTATGTTTCTGAACATGTGATTCTTGTTGCAATATAAACTCACGCGCTTCAAGCAAACGCCCTTGCCCAAATAAATATTGAAAAATGATTTGTGTAACAAACAATTCACTTTCAAACTCTAATTGTTGCTCTCCCATATACGTCACTTCAAACATGCTTTCTAACTCTTCACGATATGCCTCATCTCCAGATAAAAATGCATAACGTAAGCCGAATAAATACGCTTTGTTCGCTTCATTAATGTCGATATTGAGTTGACTTAACTCATAAAAACACGCTTCAAGTTCATACCCTTTACTAATCGCCTCATAATACAGTAATTCCGCCTTCCTAGGTTGACGTAATTTCAAATAACATGTGGCGAGTTGTTGCTTTGCTTCAAAATCATCAGGTGACAATTCCAACACTTTGTCTAGATATTTTTTAGCTTTTACGTAATCTTGATGTTTGATTTTTTGGTTGGCTAAGCGTTGATATAACGCTACATCCGTTCCAAGTTGAATCACTTTATTATGTTGTGTCATCATTGTCACCTCCCATTCATAACAATTTAAACTAAACCAAATTTCTTTCCATTACAAATATATGCTTAAACCAAAAGTATACATTAAGCCCTAAGAGAACAAAATGTCGACATACGTCTCTATAAGTTCATATCCATACACTTTTTGTTCCGCTCAATTCGCACACCCTTCACCTTACTATCTTAGCATTTTAACGTTTCTTATTATTTTTAATTCCCTTTTGGCGACTTGGCCATGGTAACACATTAACGTCTTTGTATTTCGGTGGTACCACTTTTAGACGTCTCCATAATAACATTACAACACCCAAAACAATAAGGACGATAGACATCAATTGGGCAACTTTAATCGTTTCAGTTAACATTAAACTATCAGTACGTAAACCTTCGACAAAAAAGCGTCCAATGGAATACCAAATTAAATATAAGAAAAATGTTTCTCCAATTCTTAAATTTTTTCTTAAACTTATCAACACAACAAACCCAATAATGTTCCAAACCGATTCGTATAAAAACGTCGGATGGTAATACTGTCCGTCTATATACATATTATCGATAATAAACTTCGGTAAATGTAGGTTTTCTAAAAACGAGCGCGATACAGGTCCGCCATGTGCTTCATGGTTCATAAAATTGCCCCAACGTCCGATAGCTTGTGCCAAAATAATACTTGGCGCAACAATATCCCCTAATTGAAATGGATTCCAATTTTGTCGGTGACAGTAATAAATCCCCATCAAAAATGCACCGATAAGTCCACCGTGAATTGCTATTCCTCCTAACCAAATCATCGGAATTTCAATAGGATGTAGTAAATAGTAATCGAGATGGAACAATACAAAATATAAACGCGCAGATAAAATAGCAACAACGACACAAATTAAAATCGTATTAATTAAATTTTCCTCTTTAAAACCAATCTTTTGTGCACTTTTTTGGGCAATCCAATATCCAATAAGGATGGCCGATGCAATGATAATACCATACCAGCGTACTTGAATAGGCCCAAGCGAAAATGCGATAGGATCAATATAACCTAGCACTACTAAACCTCTCCTTTATGTTGACTGTTTTTTAAAATTTCTGCATTAAGACGTTCGTTAAATTCTTCGGCGGTATTGATGCCCATCACATTCAAACGATAGTTCATAGCGGCAACTTCTATAATAACGGCTACGTTACGACCTGGACGTACAGGAATCGTCTTTTTCGTAATTTCTGTGTCTAGAATTCGTAATGTTTCTTCATTCAACCCTACGCGGTCATAGAGTTTATCTTGACGCCATGTTTCTAAATTAATATTTAGACGAATGCGCTTTTGCGTCAAAATTGAACCCGCGCCAAATAATGTCATGATATTTATAATGCCTAAGCCTCTAATTTCTAACAAATGTTCAATGATTTTGGGGGGTTTTCCGATAAGTTGATTTTTATTAATTTCTTTAATCTCCACGTTATCATCCGCAACTAGCCGGTGACCTCTTTTCACTAGTTCTAAAGCAGTTTCACTTTTACCAATACCAGAATCTCCTGTAATCAGTACGCCTACACCATATACGTCTACTAACACACCATGTAACGAAGTTGAGTTCGCAAGTTCGTGTTCTAAAAATGTTGTAAACCTTCCCATAACGCGTGTCGTTGCCTCATCAATATACATTAACGGCGTATCCGTGGCTTCTGAAGCTTGAATCAATTCTTCTGGTGCTTCAAGACCTCTCGTAATGATAATCGCTGGTGTTTCTGGCCGACATAATTTACGTAGACGACCTTCTCGCTCGTCAACAGGCAATAAATTGTAAAATGACAATTCTGTAGTTCCAAGTAATTGAATACGATTCGAAGCATAATGGGAAAAGTAGCCCGCCATTTCTAAACCTGGTCGTGAAATATCTGTATTATGTATCGGGCGGTTTAAACCTTTTTCGCCAGCAATGACGTCCAAATTAAAGTTGTCCACTAAATCTTTTGTCGTTAACATACATTCACCTCAATTTAACACTCTCATCTATAATAATTAATTATAGTATACATGAACAGGGTGAGCCTATAAAAATAAATCTATTTGATTTATTTTTATCGCTCACCCCGTCACATTTTATTTGTTGTATTTATTTAATTTTTCGCTTACATTTTTTAACACTTTTTCAATTTGCTCAAAAGTTTGAGTAGGTACTTCATGATTCGTCTTACGCAATTCTGACGTTTTTTCTGTCGCATTTCTGATTGATGCAGAAATTTGCTTCATCGTATTACTTACAAAATCTTCCACCGATGACTCCGACTGTGATTGTTTTTCTGATGTTGATTGATGATTTGATTTTTCATCCTCTTGTTTAGATGAAAAACTCTGAGTATTTGAATGTTGCTTATGCTCATCGGCTTCATTCGATACATGGTTCATTCCATCTAATAATAGTACAGCTGATTCAACAGAAATTTTATGTGCTTCTAACAACTCTAATACTTTGATTTGTGCTTCTGTCATTGTTTATCCCTCCATACGTGCTTTGTCACGTGCTAACACTTGTTTTAAATATTTTCCGGTATACGAAGTCTCTGTGGCAGCGATTTCCTCCGGCGTTCCCGTTGCTAAAATCGTACCTCCGCCTTCGCCGCCTTCAGGCCCTAAGTCAATTAAATGATCCGCCGTTTTAATGACATCTAAATTATGCTCTATAATCACAACGGTGTCACCATTGTCTACAATTTTATTTAATACTTTAAGCAAGCGGCTAATATCATCTACATGAAGTCCGGTAGTAGGTTCATCTAAAATGTAAATCGAACGGCCTGTCGAACGTTTGT
Coding sequences within it:
- a CDS encoding tetratricopeptide repeat protein: MMTQHNKVIQLGTDVALYQRLANQKIKHQDYVKAKKYLDKVLELSPDDFEAKQQLATCYLKLRQPRKAELLYYEAISKGYELEACFYELSQLNIDINEANKAYLFGLRYAFLSGDEAYREELESMFEVTYMGEQQLEFESELFVTQIIFQYLFGQGRLLEAREFILQQESHVQKHKIVRNLLAMCYLYLNENQAAKEMFEALLEEDASDVHALCHYTLLLYNMNDIKQYAHYVNVLNKIVPINDDQSFKLGIVLSYLKQYEASQQLLLPLHRKGSFQTFQLFHALSFNFYYLGNKAQSEHFWALLENFSKANPGIPPWVMASSENFFSQHIEPLLTSEDTHQRIYGLFLLHQLNGKEVLMTKAVWSILEGLGDYEKLYLSYLLQDLQLRKLHFIHKGMAQLYEQSIMKDESALFLSWINYAESLLETEIDTENVNAYAAAVSYLYFKTTDQSLLKSELSTMFDTSEEMLEKALQDVLSI
- the hprK gene encoding HPr(Ser) kinase/phosphatase yields the protein MLTTKDLVDNFNLDVIAGEKGLNRPIHNTDISRPGLEMAGYFSHYASNRIQLLGTTELSFYNLLPVDEREGRLRKLCRPETPAIIITRGLEAPEELIQASEATDTPLMYIDEATTRVMGRFTTFLEHELANSTSLHGVLVDVYGVGVLITGDSGIGKSETALELVKRGHRLVADDNVEIKEINKNQLIGKPPKIIEHLLEIRGLGIINIMTLFGAGSILTQKRIRLNINLETWRQDKLYDRVGLNEETLRILDTEITKKTIPVRPGRNVAVIIEVAAMNYRLNVMGINTAEEFNERLNAEILKNSQHKGEV
- the lgt gene encoding prolipoprotein diacylglyceryl transferase encodes the protein MLGYIDPIAFSLGPIQVRWYGIIIASAILIGYWIAQKSAQKIGFKEENLINTILICVVVAILSARLYFVLFHLDYYLLHPIEIPMIWLGGIAIHGGLIGAFLMGIYYCHRQNWNPFQLGDIVAPSIILAQAIGRWGNFMNHEAHGGPVSRSFLENLHLPKFIIDNMYIDGQYYHPTFLYESVWNIIGFVVLISLRKNLRIGETFFLYLIWYSIGRFFVEGLRTDSLMLTETIKVAQLMSIVLIVLGVVMLLWRRLKVVPPKYKDVNVLPWPSRQKGIKNNKKR